The DNA window CCTCTTCTACTGCTGCCATTACTGCACACTGAGGTTCGTTTACATGGATACAATCATTAAACTTACATTCATTCAACAACGCCCTCATTTCGGGAAAGTAATGCCCCAATTCCTGAGGTTTAATATTGAGCAAACCTAATTCGCGGATGCCTGGCGTGTCGATGATAAAACTATCGGGAAAAATTTCGTGCATTTCGGCAAAAGTAGTGGTATGTACGCCTTTGTGCGAAAAGTCAGAAATCTCAGAAGTCCTAATGTCCAGCTCAGGCGCAATGGCATTGACCAAGGTAGACTTGCCCACACCCGAATGCCCCGAAAGCAGCGATTTTTGGTTGTGCAACAAGCTCTTAAACTCTTCCATTCCCTGCCCCTCGGTTGCCGAGGTCAAAAAACACTCGTAGCCCAAAGGCTCATATACCGCCTTGAGATAGGCGTATTCTTCTAACATCGCTTCGTCGAGTAAATCTACCTTATT is part of the Microscilla marina ATCC 23134 genome and encodes:
- the rsgA gene encoding ribosome small subunit-dependent GTPase A, which produces MPNGLVMRSTGSWYDVRSESGEIIKCRLRGKFKIKGLKVSNPLAVGDWVVYEMEDAGEGTGVITKIETRENYIIRQSVHKTGHGHIIAANLDQAILIATLAYPKTSLGFIDRFLVSAESFRIPTKIIFNKVDLLDEAMLEEYAYLKAVYEPLGYECFLTSATEGQGMEEFKSLLHNQKSLLSGHSGVGKSTLVNAIAPELDIRTSEISDFSHKGVHTTTFAEMHEIFPDSFIIDTPGIRELGLLNIKPQELGHYFPEMRALLNECKFNDCIHVNEPQCAVMAAVEEGLIAPDRYESYLSMLANNDNRR